One window of Campylobacter avium LMG 24591 genomic DNA carries:
- a CDS encoding restriction endonuclease subunit S: protein MQALQTPLNLNALLDSIPTPPQKGWERVRLKSVIADIDTQSQIPSEKEFFYIGLENIQKGGKKFEIVKATPKEVISNSLILKKGYVYYSKLRPYLKKIFYSDRDEKVYASSELVGLKFSNDMNANLMLHILLSDFITKQEINTKGLRMPRIGIDEIQNFTIFKPPLEAQEKIISAISKVEERINLIDSSLESLEAQKAKILKDILEGNKEREQSELKENLKALESLTALLLLQKAFLQSFITKILEKAGIVPSLNTLLDSIPTPPQKGWERVRLSNTQKFSLSIGKRVLDSELQTQGTIPVYSANVKKPFGYIDKELLEDYESDSVLWGIDGDFMVGFMPKGTAFYPTDHCGILRVTSDDIVPKILSFALENEGKKVGFRREYRASLERVRGLQIPLPPLEMQEKITFAISKIEEKIQILNSSLENLQAHKNKILQNALNLIRDV, encoded by the coding sequence TTGCAAGCTTTACAAACTCCTTTGAATCTAAATGCCCTTTTAGATTCTATCCCAACCCCGCCACAAAAGGGCTGGGAGAGAGTAAGGCTTAAAAGTGTTATAGCGGATATAGATACACAATCACAGATTCCGAGTGAAAAGGAGTTTTTTTATATAGGGCTTGAAAATATACAAAAGGGCGGAAAAAAATTTGAAATAGTAAAAGCCACACCAAAAGAGGTTATTAGCAATTCTTTGATTCTCAAAAAAGGCTATGTATATTATTCAAAATTGCGACCATATTTAAAGAAAATATTTTATTCTGATAGAGATGAAAAAGTGTATGCCTCATCGGAGTTAGTAGGATTGAAATTCAGTAATGATATGAATGCTAATCTTATGTTACATATTTTGCTTTCAGATTTTATAACTAAGCAAGAAATAAATACCAAAGGTTTAAGAATGCCAAGAATCGGGATTGATGAAATCCAAAACTTTACTATTTTTAAACCACCCCTAGAGGCTCAAGAAAAGATAATATCTGCGATTAGCAAAGTAGAAGAGAGAATAAACCTTATAGATTCTAGCTTAGAAAGTCTAGAGGCACAAAAAGCTAAGATTCTAAAGGACATACTAGAGGGCAACAAAGAGAGAGAACAGAGTGAGCTTAAAGAAAACTTAAAAGCTCTAGAATCTCTCACCGCCCTTTTACTTTTACAAAAAGCTTTTTTACAAAGCTTTATCACAAAAATTTTAGAAAAAGCTGGGATTGTGCCTAGCCTAAATACTCTTTTAGATTCTATCCCAACCCCACCACAAAAGGGCTGGGAGAGAGTAAGGCTAAGCAATACACAAAAGTTTAGTCTAAGTATCGGTAAAAGGGTGCTTGATAGTGAGTTGCAAACACAAGGGACAATCCCTGTGTATAGCGCAAATGTCAAAAAGCCCTTTGGTTATATTGATAAAGAACTTTTAGAAGATTATGAGAGTGATAGCGTGTTGTGGGGGATTGATGGGGACTTTATGGTGGGCTTTATGCCAAAAGGAACAGCATTTTATCCAACAGACCATTGCGGAATCTTGCGTGTTACAAGCGATGATATAGTGCCGAAGATTCTAAGCTTTGCTTTAGAAAATGAGGGCAAAAAAGTTGGCTTTAGACGAGAATATAGGGCTTCGCTAGAGCGAGTAAGAGGCTTACAAATCCCCCTGCCACCGCTTGAAATGCAAGAAAAAATTACCTTTGCTATAAGCAAAATAGAGGAAAAAATACAAATTTTAAATTCCAGCTTAGAAAACTTACAAGCACACAAAAACAAGATTTTGCAAAATGCCCTAAATTTAATAAGGGATGTATGA
- a CDS encoding TrkH family potassium uptake protein, which produces MRQTHLDRKSVRFLFIGYISIALFGAFVLQTELMSKKDISFLDALFTSASAISMTGLIVKNTAIDFTIYGQIFILLLIQIGGLGYMGLGIFFYLLIRKKIGFNERNILKESLIYPNMEGVVDFLKKIVIFVFVVEIIGAVLLSLKFALEMPLNEAIWHGFFHSVSAFNNAGFTTFETGLLSYRSDLWVNFVITSLVIIGGIGYFVLLELYLFRKKRIGSLSLHTKIVLSATVILLVLATVVVFLFEYSNKNSIGEFSLFDKILSSYFISVNYRTSGFNTIDLSTLKDASLFFGSLFMVIGGGPGGTSGGLKVTTVAVLLIYTYWVIKNGRVRIFNYELSEDTIKKAFVITVGSIAYMTICVIIVSLLEEETRFINIFFEISSAFATVGVSVGDGGSLSLCALFGDYSKIIIIILMISGRIGIFAFLISIFTQEKEKYIKYPQAKVYL; this is translated from the coding sequence TTGAGACAAACACATTTAGATAGAAAAAGCGTAAGATTTTTGTTTATAGGTTATATAAGCATTGCACTTTTTGGAGCTTTTGTCCTGCAAACTGAGCTTATGAGTAAAAAGGATATTAGCTTTTTAGACGCGCTTTTTACCTCAGCTTCAGCTATCAGTATGACGGGCTTAATTGTTAAAAATACGGCCATTGATTTTACCATTTATGGACAAATTTTCATCTTGCTTTTGATACAAATTGGCGGTTTGGGTTATATGGGCCTAGGTATCTTTTTTTATCTTTTAATACGCAAGAAAATAGGCTTTAACGAAAGAAACATCTTAAAAGAATCACTCATTTATCCAAATATGGAAGGGGTGGTTGATTTTTTAAAAAAAATTGTTATCTTTGTTTTTGTGGTTGAAATCATAGGAGCTGTGCTTTTAAGCTTAAAATTTGCCCTTGAAATGCCGCTTAATGAGGCCATTTGGCACGGCTTTTTTCACTCTGTCTCAGCCTTTAATAACGCCGGTTTCACCACCTTTGAAACAGGTTTATTGTCATATAGAAGCGATTTATGGGTGAATTTTGTTATTACAAGCTTGGTTATTATAGGTGGGATTGGTTATTTTGTTTTATTGGAGCTTTATTTGTTTAGGAAAAAACGCATAGGCTCGCTTAGCTTGCATACAAAGATAGTTCTTAGCGCAACCGTTATTTTATTAGTTTTGGCCACTGTTGTTGTGTTTTTATTTGAATACTCTAATAAAAACAGTATAGGAGAATTTTCGCTTTTTGATAAAATTTTAAGCTCTTATTTTATCTCCGTAAATTATAGAACATCAGGGTTTAACACAATAGATCTAAGCACTTTAAAAGACGCTTCCTTGTTTTTTGGCTCTTTGTTTATGGTGATTGGCGGTGGTCCTGGTGGAACTTCCGGTGGTCTTAAGGTAACTACTGTTGCTGTGCTTTTGATTTATACTTATTGGGTGATTAAAAATGGAAGGGTTAGAATTTTTAACTACGAACTTTCAGAAGACACTATTAAAAAAGCATTTGTGATTACTGTTGGGTCTATAGCTTATATGACAATATGCGTTATTATCGTAAGTCTTTTAGAGGAAGAGACGAGGTTTATCAATATATTTTTTGAGATTAGTTCAGCTTTTGCTACTGTTGGAGTTTCGGTAGGAGATGGGGGCTCTTTATCTTTATGTGCTTTATTTGGAGATTATAGTAAAATTATCATCATTATACTTATGATTAGTGGTAGAATAGGAATTTTTGCCTTTTTGATTTCTATTTTTACTCAAGAGAAAGAAAAATATATAAAATACCCACAAGCAAAGGTTTACTTATGA
- a CDS encoding potassium channel family protein, which produces MKNTTYGIIGLGKFGSVLATELINGGETVVIADIDEENLKTLQDKASYSYILDSSNQTALKEAGFQNIDVVIVSIGENIEKSILTLMALKDIGVETVITKAISQVHGQILSKLGASKVIYPEKESAVRLAKEFLSHSEYEVIDLSANTIRAVKILANDSLVGHSLKQLAQNMHILAYKKGSNDWILFPELETTLIDAGDTIILVGTVKDLEGFSLP; this is translated from the coding sequence ATGAAAAATACTACTTATGGAATTATAGGACTTGGGAAATTTGGCTCTGTTTTAGCCACAGAGTTGATTAATGGCGGTGAGACTGTTGTTATAGCAGATATAGATGAGGAAAATCTTAAAACCCTTCAAGATAAGGCCTCATATAGCTATATACTAGATTCTTCTAACCAAACCGCCTTGAAAGAAGCTGGTTTTCAAAATATAGATGTAGTCATAGTTAGTATAGGCGAGAATATAGAAAAAAGTATATTAACCTTAATGGCCTTAAAGGATATAGGCGTTGAGACTGTTATAACAAAGGCTATATCTCAAGTTCATGGGCAAATTCTCTCAAAGCTTGGCGCATCTAAGGTCATATATCCTGAAAAAGAAAGTGCTGTTCGTCTTGCTAAAGAGTTTTTGTCTCATAGCGAATATGAGGTGATAGACCTTTCAGCAAATACCATAAGAGCTGTTAAAATTCTAGCAAATGATAGCTTGGTAGGGCACAGCTTAAAACAGCTAGCGCAAAATATGCACATTTTAGCTTACAAAAAGGGAAGTAATGATTGGATTTTATTTCCAGAGCTTGAAACCACATTGATAGACGCCGGAGATACTATTATTTTGGTTGGAACAGTAAAAGACTTAGAAGGTTTTTCCTTGCCTTAA
- a CDS encoding PBECR2 nuclease fold domain-containing protein — MPDYNEKNMKSQAIQGEYERYIGYIMLKDEIFLDQKNKKHILTKETQEQWLKTFELENLEQSYIPKHSKEIKEALGGKEIRLTKGSLLKIVSKQREQYIPQVKETLDNPDFILKDIDDMVILAKKIGDKQYFTSINLETEDFLISVSNAPKKENVLKNKVENEAKIVYQSPNSESIFYTPELLQTSQSLANKIDMPDYNEKNMKSQATQGEKTMDMLRQEYKEKDIDKEKEFNRDKINRFGGKNK, encoded by the coding sequence ATGCCAGATTATAATGAAAAAAATATGAAAAGTCAAGCCATACAAGGAGAATATGAAAGATATATAGGCTATATAATGTTAAAAGATGAGATTTTTCTGGACCAAAAAAACAAAAAACATATACTTACAAAAGAAACACAAGAACAATGGCTAAAGACATTTGAGCTTGAAAATTTAGAGCAAAGCTATATCCCAAAACATAGCAAGGAAATAAAAGAGGCTTTAGGTGGTAAGGAAATAAGGCTAACAAAAGGAAGCTTATTAAAGATTGTAAGCAAACAAAGAGAACAATACATACCACAGGTAAAAGAGACTTTAGACAATCCTGATTTTATTTTAAAAGATATCGATGATATGGTTATTTTAGCAAAGAAAATCGGTGATAAACAGTATTTCACAAGCATTAATTTAGAAACAGAGGATTTTTTAATCAGTGTTTCAAATGCACCAAAAAAAGAAAATGTGTTAAAAAACAAAGTAGAAAATGAAGCTAAAATAGTGTATCAATCTCCAAACTCCGAGTCAATTTTCTACACGCCAGAGCTTTTACAGACTTCGCAATCTTTAGCCAACAAGATTGATATGCCAGATTATAATGAAAAAAATATGAAAAGTCAAGCCACACAAGGAGAAAAAACTATGGATATGTTAAGGCAGGAGTATAAGGAAAAAGATATAGACAAAGAAAAAGAATTTAATAGGGATAAAATAAACAGATTTGGAGGCAAGAATAAATGA